In Dendropsophus ebraccatus isolate aDenEbr1 chromosome 14, aDenEbr1.pat, whole genome shotgun sequence, the following proteins share a genomic window:
- the PLEKHM1 gene encoding pleckstrin homology domain-containing family M member 1: MYAPQPPLLDHRNIKQNITKRLSSSLRALQMRYVTTDDVITSDDDDANAFCVALEAVFIHGLKMKFIRTQADRRRNKGRRTHLPQPAFWPLLKAVTHRDVISQLESISYISSDVGRCRSWLRLALNDSLMECYFLTLRREQSRLAEFYLPDALMLDPEDCDVVLSYLQGLSSLVFSLSYKSSILNEWTASPLTLAGLWPEEAERNGQYEPHRRKSLDSVSQSSSSDDTNNSMLSASKMASSSLSLDTSSSSSQLSSSLGSDEQHLNLPPESPQISPLSRESPDTGGGDVEDPQAGTWDADTGPAPLNDIPQDTKADKKCREAAETPSVETLDPAVTGDHHLTVSTVSEPSSSSTPDIHCIPDSTPPHLNDQSVPPPPLPTSQSWISEDDFQTDGVTAVDVPSVGPPAPQLKPPSTAFQVVHRRQTGLPNPFRGLLMLGALERKNALGLYKPYYCELTPYELRLQVEGEEQSCAENCSLLRCESVGPAHSDGRFDLQFPSKRLSLRAPCKDEAQDWVDRIQEAVQKLRPPQDDGWEILQCPDPRGERSSFCQVFDWTFQVEVEPDALKESVLYMKVQKWWSRFMFSLSERALKCFVFRSGEKALYNVYTADMVKDILPDSSLGSPSCFRLVTTKGSLQLQAETAAEAKAWRELVRAVFLELEEDEGLLLLKGVQTKPHIRDHQLFQYLLHIPSERGLDTQNFKCAGCQKQIGIHFGKAKLCAFSGLYYCDLCHRDEAAIVPSRIVHNWDLTERPVSRPAINFLKMIWLEPIFNLRCLNDGLYQHTETMQEISRSREKLRLLGEYLMTCRSGALQELSTRLDQRDYLLDCPHTYSVQDLKQIAEGAFQCFLQSALELASSHVYRCDLCSQRGFICQICNQDDIIYPFQFDTTTRCGDCKAVFHKPCKLPSLQCPRCERRRRCQEQRGRI, from the exons ATGTACGCCCCTCAGCCCCCACTCCTGGATCACAGAAACATTAagcag AATATAACGAAAAGGTTATCCTCCTCGCTCCGCGCCCTTCAGATGCGCTATGTGACGACTGATGATGTCATAACCAGTGACGATGACGATGCCAATGCCTTCTGTGTGGCCCTGGAAGCCGTCTTCATCCATGGACTAAAAATGAAATTTATCAGAACACAGGCTGACAGGCGGAGGAACAAGGGACGGCGCACACACCTACCACAGCCCGCCTTCTGGCCGCTCCTGAAAGCCGTCACTCACCG GGACGTCATCTCTCAGCTGGAGTCAATCAGCTATATAAGCAGTGATGTTGGGCGCTGCCGCTCCTGGTTGCGCTTGGCGCTCAATGACTCTTTGATGGAGTGCTACTTCCTGACCCTGCGGAGGGAGCAGTCTCGTCTAGCGGAGTTCTACCTGCCTGATGCCCTGATGCTGGACCCCGAGGACTGTGACGTGGTCCTCAGCTACCTGCAGGGCCTGTCCTCCCTGGTCTTTTCTCTGTCCTATAAGTCTTCTATCCTTAATGAGTGGACGGCCTCCCCTCTGACCCTGGCCGGGCTGTGGCCGGAGGAGGCTGAACGCAATGGCCAGTATGAGCCACACAGGAGAAAGTCCCTGGACTCTGTGTCACAGTCCTCCAGCTCTGATGACACCAACAACTCCATGCTGAGTGCCAGTAAGATGGCGTCATCTTCCCTCAGCCTGGATACCAGCAGCTCATCCTCCCAGCTTTCCTCCAGCCTGGGGTCCGATGAGCAGCACCTCAACCTGCCCCCTGAGTCCCCCCAGATCTCCCCCCTATCCCGGGAGTCTCCAGACACAGGTGGGGGTGATGTGGAGGACCCTCAAGCTGGCACATG GGACGCAGACACAGGACCCGCTCCACTCAATGATATCCCCCAAGACACAAAAGCTGACAAAAAGTGCCGAGAAGCAGCAGAGACTCCATCAGTGGAGACATTGGACCCGGCAGTCACTGGAGACCACCACCTCACAGTGTCTACAGTGTCTGAGCCATCTTCCTCATCCACACCGGACATCCACTGTATACCTGACAGTACGCCGCCCCACCTGAACGATCAGTCTGTGCCACCACCACCTCTCCCA ACAAGCCAGAGTTGGATCAGTGAGGATGACTTCCAGACAGACGGTGTAACTGCAGTAGACGTCCCCAGTGTTGGGCCCCCAGCCCCCCAGCTGAAGCCCCCCAGCACAGCCTTCCAGGTGGTCCACCGCAGGCAGACAG GATTGCCCAACCCGTTCCGTGGCCTCTTGATGCTGGGTGCTCTAGAACGTAAGAACGCCTTAGGCCTGTACAAGCCATATTACTGCGAGCTGACGCCGTACGAGCTGCGCCTgcaggtggagggggaagagcagaGCTGCGCCGAGAACTGTTCTCTGCTGCGCTGTGAGTCGGTGGGCCCCGCACACAGCGATGGCCGCTTTGACCTTCAGTTTCCCAGTAAGAGATTGTCTCTGAGGGCTCCCTGTAAGGATGAGGCCCAGGACTGGGTGGACAGGATCCAGGAGGCTGTGCAGAAGTTGCGCCCCCCCCAGGATGATGGCTGGGAGATCCTTCAGTGCCCGGACCCCAGGGGGGAGAGGTCGTCCTTCTGCCAGGTGTTTGACTGGACTTTTCAGGTGGAGGTTGAGCCGGATGCTCTGAAGGAGTCTGTACTCTACATGAAGGTGCAGAAATGGTGGAGCCGGTTCATGTTCTCACTGTCAGAGCGAGCACTGAAGTGTTTTGTGTTCCGGAGCGGGGAGAAGGCTCTGTATAACGTGTACACGGCTGACATGGTGAAGGATATCCTGCCCGACTCCAGCCTGGGGAGTCCCTCCTGCTTCCGCCTGGTCACCACCAAGGGCTCCCTGCAGCTCCAGGCCGAGACCGCCgctgaagccaaagcctggagaGAGCTGGTGCGTGCCGTCTTCCTGGAGctagaggaggatgagggtctgCTCCTCCTGAAGGGTGTACAGACCAAGCCGCACATCCGGGACCACCAGCTCTTCCAGTATCTCCTGCACATCCCGAGCGAACGCGGGCTGGACACACAGAACTTCAAGTGTGCAG GCTGCCAGAAACAGATCGGAATCCACTTTGGGAAGGCAAAGTTGTGCGCGTTCTCTGGTCTGTATTACTGTGACTTGTGTCATCGGGATGAAGCGGCTATCGTCCCCTCCAGGATTGTGCATAACTGGGACCTGACCGAGCGGCCT GTGTCCAGACCGGCTATTAACTTCCTGAAGATGATTTGGCTTGAGCCAATCTTTAATCTCCGGTGCCTAAATGATGGGCTGTACCAGCACACGGAGACCATGCAGGAGATCAGCCGCAGTCGGGAGAAGCTGCGGCTGCTGGGAGAGTATCTGATGACCTGTCGTAGTGGTGCATTGCAGGAGCTCAGCACTCG TCTGGATCAGCGGGATTACCTTCTGGACTGCCCTCATACGTACAGCGTCCAGGACCTTAAACAG ATTGCTGAGGGGGCGTTTCAGTGTTTCCTCCAGTCTGCCCTGGAGTTGGCCAGCAGCCACGTCTACAGGTGTGACCTGTGCAGCCAGAGAGGCTTCATCTGTCAGATCTGCAACCAGGATGACATCATTTACCCCTTTCAGTTTGATACCACTACAAG GTGTGGGGACTGTAAAGCCGTCTTTCATAAACCCTGCAAATTGCCAAGTCTTCAGTGCCCGCGTTGTGAGCGGCGGAGGAGGTGCCAGGAGCAGCGGGGGCGGATATGA